Proteins co-encoded in one Paracrocinitomix mangrovi genomic window:
- a CDS encoding WbqC family protein, whose protein sequence is MTNSLILPSFYFGNIEYFYHLLKTTNAIIDIAEPYQKQTYRTRMVIGSANGIQSLTIPVIRPNGKQTLMNEVEISYTENWRKDHLKAIEAAYARSPYYEYYIDQLTEIMMSDQKLLYELNYRLNEWLINKIGLTVNLTLNTSPIPLDQNKDLRALLHPKLDTGFRTYHYIQPFEERHGFLNNLSILDLLFNEGPNSITILSESGY, encoded by the coding sequence ATGACTAATTCTTTGATATTACCAAGCTTCTATTTTGGAAACATTGAGTATTTCTATCATTTATTAAAGACAACTAACGCAATTATAGATATTGCTGAACCTTACCAGAAGCAAACTTATAGAACCAGAATGGTGATAGGAAGTGCTAATGGAATTCAATCTTTAACAATTCCGGTTATCAGACCAAATGGCAAGCAAACATTAATGAATGAGGTTGAGATCAGTTATACCGAAAACTGGCGCAAGGATCATCTTAAAGCCATTGAAGCAGCCTATGCAAGATCGCCTTACTACGAATACTACATTGATCAGTTGACAGAAATAATGATGAGTGATCAAAAGCTTTTGTATGAACTAAACTACCGTTTAAACGAGTGGCTGATTAATAAGATAGGTTTAACAGTAAATCTAACTTTAAACACATCTCCAATTCCATTAGACCAAAATAAGGATTTAAGAGCCCTCTTACATCCTAAACTAGATACTGGTTTTAGGACCTATCATTATATACAACCGTTTGAAGAAAGGCACGGATTTTTAAACAACCTCAGCATACTGGACCTCCTTTTTAATGAAGGTCCAAACAGTATAACTATTCTAAGTGAATCCGGATATTAG
- a CDS encoding S26 family signal peptidase — protein sequence MGYLGLLIGYLIIFLTPVIGMWHKRFADLGLKPSTAFIPFFNYYQILKATKHPKYWVIFLIFPYVQFYMWASLNITYIRKFGEFGVKETILGILFPFPVFINIANKTEKYQIAQPTNWDVAKQVSDRMPSDHVALFFALPIVGHVIALPFQLAGFKRKAGKKSIIKEWGDAIIFALVAASVIRTYVFEPYKIPTGSMEKTLLVGDQLFVDKLTYGPRVPMTPFSFPIFHNMDPFLHMQTYSTIQTIPYTRLPGFRSVDRNDVVVFNFPAGDTAINDPRMPYGLIGHNYHAILRDEAYYICRFQEGKSLEYFEDHYNYYIAKARDQFENEGVIYNDIAHYDTEIGKTEFNGLLSRPVDKKENYIKRCVATPGDEIEIIDKELYVNGKLAFQAENMQYNYTLTNYPYPRSWSEPQEIYFKKTFDAGERELNATLIKGDSNRVHWIAIPMTKKQYNKVKGGFPELLNYSKPKGYYTWMLEEINSDQYYPVFPSDPQYDWTEDNFGPLRIPKKGDIVSLTKKSIPLYRRIIHAYEGHELEEKADGIYIDGEKTEQYTIEMDYYWMMGDNRNGSLDSRFWGFVPVDHIVGHAAFTWLSVDQEKGMFGGGMRWSRMFNKIE from the coding sequence ATGGGATACTTAGGATTATTGATCGGATACTTAATCATTTTTTTAACGCCGGTCATTGGAATGTGGCACAAAAGGTTTGCTGATTTGGGTTTAAAACCAAGTACTGCATTTATTCCTTTTTTCAATTATTACCAGATTTTAAAAGCAACCAAGCATCCAAAATACTGGGTTATCTTTTTGATTTTCCCATATGTTCAGTTTTATATGTGGGCGAGTTTAAACATCACTTACATCAGAAAATTTGGTGAGTTTGGTGTTAAGGAAACAATTTTAGGAATTCTTTTTCCTTTCCCTGTTTTTATCAATATTGCTAATAAAACTGAAAAGTATCAGATAGCACAACCTACAAATTGGGATGTTGCTAAACAGGTAAGTGACAGAATGCCTAGTGATCATGTAGCTTTGTTTTTTGCACTACCAATTGTAGGTCATGTTATTGCTTTGCCTTTTCAACTTGCCGGGTTCAAAAGAAAAGCCGGAAAAAAATCAATCATTAAAGAATGGGGAGATGCAATCATTTTTGCTCTAGTTGCAGCTTCTGTAATTAGAACCTACGTTTTTGAACCTTATAAAATCCCAACCGGTTCAATGGAAAAAACACTTTTAGTAGGTGACCAATTATTTGTAGATAAGTTGACATACGGGCCTAGAGTTCCAATGACACCTTTTTCATTTCCGATATTTCACAACATGGATCCGTTTTTACACATGCAAACGTATTCAACCATTCAAACAATTCCATATACAAGACTTCCTGGCTTTAGATCAGTTGATAGAAATGATGTTGTAGTATTTAACTTCCCTGCAGGAGATACAGCTATCAACGATCCTAGAATGCCATATGGACTTATAGGTCATAACTACCATGCCATCTTAAGAGATGAAGCCTATTACATTTGTCGTTTTCAAGAAGGAAAAAGTCTTGAATATTTTGAAGATCACTACAACTACTATATAGCAAAGGCTAGAGATCAGTTTGAAAATGAAGGAGTTATATATAATGATATTGCTCATTACGACACAGAAATTGGAAAGACAGAGTTCAATGGTTTACTTTCAAGACCTGTAGATAAAAAAGAAAACTATATCAAAAGGTGTGTAGCAACACCTGGAGATGAAATTGAAATCATAGATAAAGAATTGTATGTAAATGGAAAATTGGCTTTTCAAGCTGAAAATATGCAATACAATTATACTTTAACTAACTATCCTTATCCTCGCAGCTGGAGTGAACCGCAAGAGATATATTTCAAGAAAACTTTTGATGCTGGTGAAAGGGAACTAAATGCAACACTTATAAAGGGAGATTCAAATAGGGTTCATTGGATAGCAATACCAATGACAAAAAAACAATATAATAAAGTCAAAGGAGGATTCCCAGAACTACTCAATTATTCAAAGCCAAAAGGATATTACACTTGGATGTTAGAAGAAATAAACTCTGATCAATACTATCCTGTTTTCCCTAGCGATCCACAGTATGATTGGACGGAAGATAATTTTGGACCATTACGAATTCCTAAAAAAGGAGATATAGTTTCACTAACCAAAAAATCCATTCCTCTTTACCGCAGAATTATTCATGCTTATGAAGGGCATGAGCTAGAGGAAAAAGCAGACGGCATCTATATCGACGGTGAAAAAACCGAGCAATATACCATTGAAATGGATTATTACTGGATGATGGGAGATAACAGAAATGGTTCATTAGATTCAAGATTCTGGGGATTTGTTCCAGTTGATCACATTGTTGGACATGCCGCCTTTACTTGGTTATCAGTTGATCAGGAAAAGGGAATGTTTGGTGGAGGAATGCGTTGGAGTAGAATGTTCAACAAAATTGAGTAA
- the dapB gene encoding 4-hydroxy-tetrahydrodipicolinate reductase has product MRIALFGYGKMGKVIEKIAQNRGHEITARVDSSNPKERFDLSDTDVVIEFSKPEFAEENIRFCINNNLPIVIGTTGWYDKLEDLTSYCNTNSGAMLHATNFSLGVNIFFEINKKLAAIMSNFPDYETSVVEIHHTEKLDAPSGTGITIAEGIIEQHQQFDGWENVKKTEITDKKTLSIESQRLPNVPGTHEVIYESSIDKIELIHTAHNREGFGLGSILAAEWLKGKQGVYTMKDVLNF; this is encoded by the coding sequence ATGCGAATAGCACTATTTGGATACGGCAAAATGGGAAAGGTAATTGAAAAAATTGCCCAAAACAGAGGACATGAGATTACTGCTCGTGTAGATAGTTCTAACCCTAAAGAGCGTTTTGATTTATCAGACACAGATGTTGTGATTGAATTTTCCAAACCAGAGTTTGCTGAAGAAAATATCCGTTTTTGCATAAATAATAATCTTCCAATTGTAATTGGAACCACAGGATGGTATGATAAATTAGAAGATTTAACTTCATATTGCAATACTAATAGTGGTGCCATGTTGCATGCTACTAATTTCAGTTTGGGTGTCAATATCTTTTTTGAAATCAACAAAAAATTGGCAGCAATCATGTCTAATTTTCCGGACTATGAAACTTCAGTAGTAGAAATTCATCACACTGAAAAATTAGATGCACCTAGTGGAACAGGAATTACAATTGCTGAAGGAATAATTGAGCAACACCAACAGTTTGACGGCTGGGAGAATGTTAAAAAAACTGAAATTACAGATAAGAAAACACTTTCAATTGAATCACAACGTTTACCCAACGTTCCGGGCACTCATGAGGTGATTTATGAATCATCAATTGATAAAATAGAACTGATTCATACCGCTCATAATAGAGAAGGTTTTGGATTAGGAAGTATTTTAGCCGCAGAATGGTTAAAAGGGAAACAGGGAGTTTACACAATGAAAGATGTATTAAATTTTTAA
- the ettA gene encoding energy-dependent translational throttle protein EttA, which translates to MSDDKKIIFSMVGVSKTTPQGKPIIKDIYLSFFYGAKIGIIGMNGSGKSTVLKIIAGLDQAYQGDVVFSKEYSIGYLAQEPELDAGKTVKEIVQEGVQATVDLLKEYEEINNSFMDEEIMNDPDKMEKLIQRQGEVQDKIDQLDAWDLDSKLERAMDALRCPPEDQKVETLSGGEKRRVALCRLLLQNPDILLLDEPTNHLDAESVLWLEQYLQHYPGTVIAITHDRYFLDNVAGWILELDRGEGIPWKGNYSSWLEQKTKRMEQEEKQASKRKKMLDRELEWVRMNPKGRHAKNKARLSNYDKLMAEEGKSKEDTLELPIPNGPRLGTNVIDAEHVAKAFDHKLLYDDLNFSLPPNGIVGIIGPNGAGKTTIFKMIMGEIQPDKGEFKVGETVEIGYVDQDHKEMDPEKTIFEVVTGGTEFIEIGNQKINSRAYLSRFNFNGSDQNKKVGVLSGGERNRLHLAMTLKTEANVLLLDEPTNDLDVNTIRALEEGINNFAGCAVIISHDRWFLDRICTHILAFENDSQVYWFEGAFSEYEENRKKRLGDEGPKRVRFKKLIVD; encoded by the coding sequence ATGTCAGATGATAAAAAGATAATTTTCTCAATGGTGGGAGTTTCTAAAACTACACCTCAAGGAAAACCAATTATAAAAGACATTTACCTGTCTTTCTTTTATGGAGCCAAGATTGGTATTATTGGTATGAACGGTTCCGGTAAGTCAACCGTTTTAAAAATCATTGCAGGTCTTGATCAAGCGTATCAGGGTGATGTTGTGTTTTCTAAAGAGTATTCAATTGGATACTTGGCGCAAGAACCGGAGTTAGACGCAGGTAAAACTGTAAAGGAAATTGTTCAGGAAGGAGTACAAGCCACTGTTGATCTATTAAAAGAATATGAAGAGATCAATAACAGCTTTATGGATGAGGAGATTATGAATGATCCCGATAAAATGGAGAAACTCATTCAAAGACAAGGAGAGGTGCAGGATAAAATTGATCAATTAGATGCGTGGGATTTAGACAGCAAGCTTGAAAGAGCAATGGATGCATTGAGATGTCCACCTGAAGATCAGAAAGTAGAAACATTATCAGGAGGAGAAAAAAGAAGAGTTGCTTTGTGCAGACTTTTACTTCAAAACCCTGATATTTTATTGTTGGATGAGCCAACTAACCACTTGGATGCGGAATCTGTATTGTGGTTAGAGCAATATTTACAACACTATCCTGGTACAGTAATCGCAATTACGCACGACCGTTATTTCTTAGATAATGTTGCAGGTTGGATTTTGGAATTAGACAGAGGTGAAGGTATTCCTTGGAAAGGAAACTATTCTTCTTGGTTAGAACAAAAAACTAAGAGAATGGAACAAGAGGAGAAACAAGCGAGCAAACGTAAAAAAATGTTAGATCGCGAGTTGGAGTGGGTAAGAATGAATCCTAAAGGAAGACATGCAAAAAACAAGGCCAGATTAAGTAACTACGACAAGTTAATGGCTGAAGAAGGAAAGTCTAAAGAAGATACATTGGAACTTCCAATTCCTAATGGACCAAGATTAGGAACCAATGTAATAGATGCCGAGCATGTAGCTAAAGCTTTTGATCATAAACTATTATATGATGATTTGAATTTTTCATTGCCTCCAAATGGAATTGTTGGGATAATAGGACCAAATGGTGCCGGTAAAACTACCATCTTCAAAATGATCATGGGAGAGATTCAACCCGATAAGGGAGAATTCAAGGTTGGAGAAACTGTAGAGATAGGATATGTAGATCAAGATCATAAAGAAATGGATCCTGAAAAAACAATTTTTGAAGTTGTAACAGGAGGAACTGAATTTATTGAAATTGGAAATCAAAAAATAAATTCAAGAGCTTATTTAAGTCGTTTCAACTTTAACGGATCTGATCAAAATAAGAAAGTGGGAGTATTGTCAGGAGGAGAAAGAAATAGATTACACCTGGCAATGACCTTAAAAACAGAGGCAAATGTATTGTTATTGGATGAGCCAACCAATGATTTGGACGTAAATACAATTCGTGCTTTAGAGGAAGGAATCAACAATTTTGCAGGATGTGCAGTTATTATTTCGCATGACCGTTGGTTTTTAGACCGTATTTGTACGCATATTTTAGCCTTTGAAAATGACTCACAAGTATATTGGTTTGAAGGAGCTTTTTCTGAATATGAAGAAAATAGAAAGAAAAGACTCGGAGATGAAGGTCCTAAAAGGGTTAGATTTAAGAAGCTAATCGTAGACTGA
- a CDS encoding pyridoxal-phosphate dependent enzyme, translating into MKYYNNVLETIGNTPLIKINKLAKDFPALLLAKVETTNPGNSVKDRMALKMIEDAEAQGKIKPGGTVIEGTSGNTGMGLALACIAKGYKLVCVLSDKQSKEKMDILRAVGAEVVVCPTNVEPDDPRSYYSVSKRLAEETPNSWYVNQYDNPSNAIAHYEQTGPEIWEQTGGEITHFVVGVGTGGTISGVGKYLKEKNPGVEILGIDTYGSVFKKYHETGVFDENEIYPYITEGIGEDILPKNVDFSVIDHFEKVTDKDAAVYTRRLAREEGIFVGNSAGAAIAGVLQMKDRFKEGDVVVVLFHDHGSRYVGKMFNDDWMRDRGFLDEGFKNAEELVKSHGERDLITCGCEELVSHAVAKMKSNNISQIPITKDGKFAGFVDETKLYQQIIDESITMDTALSAVMEEPLPIVSSSAKIEEVSAKVSRNVPAVLVDLGNNKYHIITRHDLINAIQ; encoded by the coding sequence ATGAAGTACTACAATAACGTTCTTGAAACTATAGGAAACACGCCGTTAATTAAGATTAATAAATTGGCTAAAGACTTCCCTGCATTGTTGTTAGCTAAAGTAGAAACAACTAATCCTGGAAACTCTGTAAAAGATAGAATGGCACTTAAAATGATTGAAGATGCCGAAGCTCAAGGTAAAATTAAACCGGGCGGAACAGTTATTGAAGGAACTTCAGGGAATACAGGAATGGGATTAGCACTAGCTTGTATCGCAAAAGGATACAAATTAGTATGCGTTTTGAGCGATAAACAATCCAAAGAGAAGATGGATATCCTTAGGGCTGTTGGAGCAGAGGTTGTAGTTTGCCCTACAAACGTAGAACCGGATGATCCAAGATCTTATTATTCTGTATCTAAAAGATTGGCAGAAGAAACACCAAATAGTTGGTATGTAAATCAATATGATAATCCGTCAAATGCTATAGCTCATTATGAGCAAACAGGACCTGAAATTTGGGAACAAACTGGTGGAGAAATTACTCACTTTGTTGTTGGAGTAGGAACAGGAGGAACCATTTCTGGAGTTGGTAAATACTTAAAGGAAAAAAATCCGGGAGTGGAAATTTTAGGAATTGACACATATGGTTCGGTATTTAAAAAGTACCACGAAACAGGTGTGTTTGATGAAAATGAAATCTATCCTTATATCACTGAAGGTATTGGAGAAGATATATTACCTAAAAATGTAGACTTTTCTGTTATTGATCACTTTGAAAAAGTAACAGATAAAGATGCTGCAGTTTATACTAGAAGATTAGCAAGAGAAGAAGGGATTTTTGTTGGTAATTCAGCAGGAGCTGCTATAGCAGGTGTGTTGCAAATGAAAGATCGCTTCAAAGAAGGTGATGTTGTTGTTGTATTATTCCATGATCATGGAAGTAGATATGTTGGAAAAATGTTCAATGATGATTGGATGAGAGACAGAGGATTCCTGGATGAAGGATTTAAAAATGCTGAAGAATTAGTTAAATCTCATGGGGAAAGAGATTTGATTACTTGTGGATGTGAAGAGTTGGTATCTCATGCTGTAGCTAAAATGAAATCTAACAACATCTCTCAAATTCCTATTACTAAAGACGGGAAGTTTGCAGGATTTGTGGATGAAACAAAATTGTATCAGCAAATAATTGATGAATCTATTACCATGGATACTGCATTAAGTGCTGTAATGGAGGAACCGCTTCCAATTGTATCATCATCTGCTAAAATTGAAGAAGTGTCTGCTAAAGTGAGTAGAAACGTTCCGGCAGTATTGGTTGATTTGGGTAATAATAAGTATCACATCATTACCAGACATGATTTGATCAATGCTATCCAGTGA
- a CDS encoding ABC transporter substrate-binding protein — MLSSEISIVDQLGQEIRLSQPAQRIVSLVPSQTELLFHLQMEDKVVGITKFCIHPSEWFHSKNRVGGTKNVDIQKVKDLRPDLIIANKEENTKEDIESLSKVAPVYVSDVISINDALEMIQHLSVLCGKEQIGVDLIDDISEDFSSFPKYQGKVIYFIWNDPYMVCGSTNFINSIIEKLGFENLIKSERYINISLNEIKALHPDYIFLSTEPFPFKEEHASILAKETGAEVTIVDGEMFSWYGSRMLKMKSYFKQLLA; from the coding sequence ATGCTATCCAGTGAGATTAGCATAGTAGATCAATTAGGACAAGAGATTCGGTTGTCTCAACCGGCTCAGAGAATAGTATCATTGGTTCCATCCCAAACTGAATTGCTTTTTCATTTGCAAATGGAAGACAAGGTGGTTGGTATCACTAAGTTTTGTATTCATCCGTCAGAATGGTTTCATTCAAAAAATAGAGTGGGTGGTACTAAAAATGTGGATATCCAAAAAGTCAAAGATCTTCGTCCGGATTTAATCATTGCTAATAAAGAAGAAAACACCAAAGAAGATATTGAGTCATTATCTAAAGTTGCACCTGTTTATGTAAGTGATGTTATCAGTATCAATGACGCCCTTGAGATGATTCAACACCTGAGTGTGCTGTGTGGTAAAGAACAGATAGGAGTAGATTTAATAGATGATATTTCAGAAGATTTTAGTTCTTTTCCAAAGTATCAAGGGAAGGTAATTTATTTTATATGGAATGACCCTTATATGGTATGTGGCTCAACTAACTTCATCAACTCAATAATTGAAAAGTTAGGTTTTGAAAATCTTATCAAATCTGAGCGTTATATCAATATCTCACTGAATGAGATAAAGGCATTACATCCGGATTATATATTTTTAAGTACGGAGCCTTTTCCTTTCAAAGAAGAGCATGCGTCAATCTTGGCAAAAGAGACAGGAGCAGAAGTTACAATTGTAGATGGAGAAATGTTTTCCTGGTACGGATCAAGAATGTTAAAAATGAAAAGCTACTTTAAGCAATTACTCGCTTGA
- a CDS encoding bifunctional methionine sulfoxide reductase B/A protein, which produces MVLKIFPVISLIFIGLSFSACGQSKENTSESTANNLNKNVMKDSSSWNKLTSEEERVIVNKGTEMIWKGEYINNHDDGTYLCKRCNAALFKSSDKFDSGSGWPAFDDAIEGAVKEIPDADGYRTEIVCANCNGHLGHVFKGEHMTSKNTRHCVNSISLNFVAEKDMTENVKTDTAIFASGCFWGTEYFMEKAEGVISTQVGYIGGHVDNPTYKQVCSDTTGHAEAVRVVFDPSKTDYETLAKLFFETHDPSQVDRQGPDIGKQYRSEIFYLNDEQKAIAEKLKAELISKGTSVATNITKATTFWEGEDYHEHYYAKNGSTPYCHGYTKRF; this is translated from the coding sequence ATGGTACTAAAGATATTTCCGGTAATTTCCTTGATATTTATTGGGCTGAGTTTTAGCGCATGTGGTCAAAGTAAGGAAAATACCTCCGAATCAACTGCTAACAACTTAAATAAGAATGTAATGAAAGATTCTAGTTCTTGGAATAAATTAACCTCAGAAGAAGAGCGTGTTATTGTAAATAAGGGCACTGAGATGATATGGAAAGGTGAGTACATCAATAATCATGATGATGGAACCTATTTATGCAAGCGTTGCAACGCAGCCTTGTTTAAATCTTCAGACAAGTTTGATTCAGGAAGTGGATGGCCAGCATTTGATGATGCTATTGAAGGTGCCGTAAAAGAAATTCCTGATGCGGATGGATACAGAACTGAAATTGTATGCGCCAACTGTAATGGACATTTGGGTCATGTATTTAAAGGTGAACACATGACATCAAAAAATACAAGACATTGTGTAAATTCGATCTCATTAAATTTTGTTGCAGAAAAAGATATGACTGAAAATGTAAAAACTGACACCGCAATTTTCGCTTCTGGTTGCTTTTGGGGAACAGAGTATTTCATGGAAAAAGCTGAAGGTGTTATTTCAACTCAAGTTGGATACATTGGTGGACATGTAGATAATCCAACCTACAAACAAGTTTGTTCAGATACTACAGGTCATGCTGAAGCCGTAAGAGTTGTTTTTGATCCTTCAAAAACAGATTATGAAACACTGGCTAAGCTATTTTTTGAAACACATGATCCGTCTCAAGTTGATCGTCAAGGTCCGGATATTGGTAAACAGTACAGGTCTGAAATCTTTTATTTGAATGACGAGCAAAAGGCCATTGCTGAAAAGTTAAAAGCTGAATTAATTTCAAAAGGCACCTCAGTAGCTACTAATATTACTAAGGCCACAACTTTTTGGGAAGGAGAGGATTACCATGAGCATTACTATGCAAAGAATGGATCTACTCCATATTGTCACGGCTATACCAAACGATTTTAA
- the yaaA gene encoding peroxide stress protein YaaA: protein MKVILSPAKSMNEEVSCEGIETSQPIFPDETEKLANKLGKLSAKQIKKLMGVSDNIAELNYDRYQAWNKSKEVAKPAGMLFTGAAYQALKFDELDKKEQVVGQDKLRILSGLYGVLKPLDLIKPYRLEMGTSFKLSASVTNLYKFWGDKIRKSLDEELKEDDSPILVNAASSEYFKAAQLNKLQNGKVITTTFKDEAKDGTYKSNMTYAKHARGAMARYIIQNDIKSEDGLKAFNLLNYRFDEANSTDTEFIYLRDINQRVLP from the coding sequence ATGAAGGTTATTTTATCCCCGGCAAAATCAATGAATGAAGAAGTGAGTTGTGAAGGCATTGAAACTTCTCAACCTATTTTTCCTGATGAAACAGAGAAGTTAGCTAATAAGCTAGGTAAACTTTCTGCTAAGCAGATAAAAAAATTGATGGGGGTAAGTGATAACATAGCTGAATTAAATTATGATCGATATCAAGCCTGGAATAAAAGCAAAGAAGTTGCAAAACCGGCAGGAATGTTGTTTACCGGAGCGGCGTATCAGGCACTTAAGTTTGATGAGTTGGACAAAAAAGAACAAGTTGTTGGTCAAGACAAGTTGAGAATCTTATCCGGTTTATATGGAGTTTTAAAGCCTTTAGATTTAATTAAACCTTATCGTTTGGAGATGGGGACTAGTTTTAAATTAAGTGCTTCTGTGACTAATTTGTATAAGTTTTGGGGAGATAAAATCAGAAAATCATTGGATGAGGAATTAAAAGAAGATGATTCTCCAATATTGGTAAACGCAGCTTCATCTGAATATTTTAAAGCAGCTCAGTTGAATAAATTGCAAAATGGTAAGGTTATTACAACCACTTTTAAAGATGAAGCCAAAGATGGGACGTATAAATCAAATATGACTTATGCTAAACATGCCAGAGGAGCAATGGCTAGATATATCATTCAAAATGACATTAAATCAGAAGATGGGCTAAAGGCTTTTAATCTGCTAAACTACAGGTTTGATGAGGCCAATAGTACCGATACTGAATTCATTTATTTAAGAGATATCAATCAAAGAGTTCTGCCTTAG
- a CDS encoding glucosaminidase domain-containing protein — MKKLFFLSGLLFTVLTAKAENQKRYSTEDYIDLWKITAIEQMNQYQIPASITLAQGILESANGNSRLATEGNNHFGIKCHKNWDGGRIYEDDDLKNECFRSYANASQSYEDHSLFLTGRSRYENLFTLSITDYKGWAKGLKAAGYATNPKYAHLLIDIIEKYDLAKYDIMPYLPADSKKEDLSIEVDEPAIEFDKPSQLHEEKLDELEIEASRHEIKVNKYRTRYVKVQKGDTYYRIAKEFELGLWQLYKYNDLGKRDVLKEGEIIYLDPKRNRSKRGNNVYICHKEMSLRDVAQVEGIKLKKLLKYNFGNKADEVLPAGTKVILR, encoded by the coding sequence ATGAAAAAGCTATTCTTTTTATCGGGATTGCTATTCACAGTTCTTACTGCAAAAGCAGAGAATCAAAAAAGGTACTCAACTGAAGATTATATAGATCTGTGGAAGATTACAGCAATTGAGCAGATGAATCAATACCAGATTCCTGCAAGTATCACTTTAGCACAAGGAATTTTAGAAAGCGCAAACGGAAATAGTCGTTTGGCTACAGAAGGAAACAATCATTTTGGCATTAAGTGTCACAAAAATTGGGATGGAGGAAGAATCTATGAAGATGATGATTTGAAAAATGAGTGCTTTAGAAGTTATGCAAATGCTTCACAATCATATGAAGATCACTCTTTGTTTTTAACAGGAAGAAGCAGATACGAGAACCTTTTTACTCTGAGTATAACAGATTACAAAGGTTGGGCAAAGGGATTAAAAGCTGCGGGTTATGCTACCAATCCTAAATATGCGCACTTGTTAATTGATATTATTGAAAAGTATGATTTGGCTAAATATGATATCATGCCTTATCTACCGGCCGATAGTAAAAAAGAAGATTTGAGTATTGAAGTAGATGAGCCGGCTATAGAGTTTGACAAGCCTTCGCAGTTACATGAAGAAAAGTTAGATGAATTGGAGATTGAAGCTTCAAGACATGAAATAAAAGTTAACAAATATCGCACTAGATACGTTAAAGTACAAAAGGGTGATACTTACTACCGAATTGCTAAAGAATTTGAGTTAGGACTATGGCAGTTGTATAAATACAACGATTTGGGTAAAAGAGACGTCTTAAAGGAGGGAGAGATCATTTATCTTGATCCTAAGAGAAACAGATCAAAGCGTGGAAATAACGTCTATATTTGTCATAAGGAGATGAGTTTGAGGGATGTAGCGCAAGTAGAAGGAATAAAATTGAAAAAATTATTAAAATATAACTTCGGCAACAAAGCTGATGAAGTATTACCAGCAGGTACAAAGGTTATCCTCCGATAA